In Brachionichthys hirsutus isolate HB-005 unplaced genomic scaffold, CSIRO-AGI_Bhir_v1 contig_745, whole genome shotgun sequence, the sequence GGCAGACAGATTTGTTTCAGATTTCTAAATCCAAATGGCATATTCCATTGCGATTTATCTAGTGCAATCATCTCTGACCTTGTACAAGCTCTATCGTGACGGCCTGTCTCCATTTGGACTTTTTACGCCTGATCAGTCTGTCCAATGCCTCTTACAGGAGTTAACTGCCTTGCGTACGATGAGGCCATAATCGCACAACAGGACAGAATTCAACAGGAGGTAAGAAGTCTCTGTATTGGCGAGGGGAATTTGGTTTTTTGTTCGGTAACGCAACGTTTACGAGCTATTATTCTGCTTCTAAACAGGCTCTAGGTTTAAGTGAGTTAATTTACGTGGCACAGCTGACCCTCATAAGCGTCCGCTAACACCaaatctgctgcttttattcagTTCAGCCATACCTGAATTTTGCGTGTGGCAATCAAAAGATTTGTCAACACTGAAGGAACAACTCGGCGACGTTGCTCACAGACCTGAATTTCTTTGTGGTGGGTGTCCAGATAGCCAACAGCAACCCTTTAGTGTCAGGCAGACAGGACCTGTCGGTGCTGCAGAGGGAGTACTCCAATGACGACACGGTTTACCAGCTCAAGATCAAGGTCAGTGGATGCACGTCACCTGAGCCGTGGCTACTGCGCCTGCAGCACGGTGCGTCTGCTCCACAGTCCAGGGTGTCGTTCCATCTACTGCTTTACATGACAAAAGCGTCTGCTGCTCATATTTTGCAGaggttttgtttcatttttttattttttactccgTGGAattccttttctgtttgttaaTACAGGACCTATACAAAAAATACTCGTATATTCGTAAGACGCGGCCAGATGGGAACTGCTTCTATAGAGCCTTCGGCTTCGCACATCTCGAGTCCCTGCTTGATGACAGTAAAGAGCTTCAGAAGTGAGTGTCACAATGATGAGTGGTTGAACATGTATTCTTATCATATGACTTGTTTTAGCtaatatttttacattgatttgtttgttaGTAACATATAGTAACAAAAACAGAATTTCTCCTGTGTCCGGGCTGGTTAGaatagtttagttaaaatagcTTCTTTAttgttgaatattttttattttattttattttctctttaggTTCAAAGCAGTTGCATCTAAAAGCAAACTGGACTTGGTTAACGAAGGATTCACTGAGTTTACCATCGAAGACTTTCACAATACTGTGAGTTTCCTGCACATCAaagtccccccaaaaaaaatcttatttttggATTGGTCTAAAGTTGCAATCTAATAATGTGGACTTAATTTCCTTCTAGTTCATGGAACTGATCGAATTGTGCGAGAAACAGCCAAGCCTGCAGGAAGTGCTCGCCTCCTTCAACGACCAGAACGTGTCAGACTACGTGGTCGTGTACCTGCGGCTGCTCACCTCTGGATACCTGCAGCGAGAGCATAACTTCTTTCAGCACTTCATTGAGGGAAAGCGTTCTGTCAAGGAGTTCTGTCAGCAGGTGGGTCCTATCGAATGTTCACCTGGATGACCTTTTTATATTggtgaaaaacacaaactgtcTGCTTGTCTTCCAAAGTAGTCGGTCTGTGCTAAAGTACATTTAACTTAGAAGATGCCCACCACCTTGGAAGGAGTCAAAAAACATCTCCCAGCGATGAGTCAGACATGCATAGAAAAATGAGAGATCAAAATGGTGAGGGggataacattttttttttcttcttcttcctcttttgaaGGAGGTGGAGCCAATGTCTAAAGAAAGTGACCACATTCACATCATCGCCTTAGCCCAGGCCCTGGACGTGTCTATCCTGGTGGAGTACATGGACAGAGGCGAAGGAGGAACAGTCAATCACCACGTCTTCCCTGAAGGCGGAGACCCACGCATTTTCCTCCTGTATAGACCTGGCCATTACGACATCTTGTACAAATAGCGCTCCATGCCACAGGtcaccacctcctgctgctgctgctgctgcacgacAACAGTGGGCGACGACATAAGCTGAGCAGCCGCGCTGATGAAGCATACATCTGTGTATGAGGTTACACTCTTGTATTTGaagaatataaaaagaaaatctcatttACATGcctcccttcccccccccaaGTCATCATCAAAtggttaataaaaaaaaatgttttgaataATAGAAATGACTCCAGATGTTTAGAGCtgtacaggttttttttttttcttttgtggttGTAAATGTTATCTACTTGCTCTCTGTTGGATTCTTTTCCTTTGTTACATTGCCTGTTATTGAGTTTTATTAAAGGGATTTACATCTTAGTGCGTGTCAGGATTTTGTTCAGCCAGGATGAGTTTAGGCCTGCAAGTTAATCATATTAATATTTTATGGGTTAATTTATCGAGAAACGTCATAGCGTTCATTACCACTAAAGTGATCTGAAACGACGCCTAACAATATCTGCTCGTTTCCAcacttttaaaattaaaatgaattggCTTTTCCCTTTAACATCCACAGTTTTTATGTTATGCCATTTCTGAAGGCATTTGGCAAAGTGACTAAGAGGTGATATAATTTAACTGTCAGAAATAGAACTCACAACACATCATGGGAAAGTGAAAAATGATGCGTAGTCCACATCTGTTTGATGATCTTCAATCAGCCCTTCAATAAATTGTAAATTCAAAAGATGCCAGGAAATCAGTCTGTAAAACTTTAATTAATCCTCGTAACAGGAAAACCACCAAGCCAATAAAAACTCATTTACATATataacaaatacaaaacactACAAGCAAAACTTGACGATGTACTGGGGTACCTGCTCTCGCGCATGCGCAGTCGGCATCACTGCTGACTAACCGAAGATCGTCTCTTACACTAACAGAACCTCGTTACCGTTTTCCTAGACCTAGGCGCTGCTATTAAAAAAGTGAGGATTCGTAAGTACTGTGCTTTCGGTACCTCAAAGCGTGAGTAGAGTGAGAGCTCTTCGCAGAGTGAAGATTCGACAGCAGGAAACTACTATGTATGGAAAATGGCTACGTTTTTGAAGTCGTTGTCTTTGACAAGCAGGAGGATATCTGCAGCGAGCGTACGGAATCACTCATCTCTCACTAGTACGTTTAAACCACGTCGTATTGTCGAGTTTCAGACATTAGTCATATTTGCTGGAATGTTTACCAGTAAGATGAGTctattagctagctagctagccagctaCACCAGTAAGATGAGTctattagctagctagctagccagctaCAGCACAGTGGTGACGTGAGCTTACTTTACTTTGGTGTTACATTCATTCAGGTACTTTTTGGTTACTAAATAGGACTATGTTAACCTTTGAACCCGTCTCAGTGTTATTGCTGTATTTATTGTTGTAGTACCGTTGCAGGGGGTGTTGAGTAGCACAAACTACAACAATGTTGTGTACCCAGTGTGTTGCGCGTTGtagtgatttgcacttcagggccaccgtagttGTATTTGTTTGCAGGAAATTCACGAGGACGGGGCTCCAAACTTGAATAAaggaattaatgaataaattatcaAGTGATGATAATTACAATAGTTAAATATAACGTTAGAAACTTTCACTACTAAAGGGTTGAGCTATacaatttaaaacaataaaatatatttgaattgcaacattattttattttttacttactCAGGATAAAAGGAATGAACTTGTGTTAATTTGTACACTTCTTATTTCAGAGAGCGTTCTGTGTCGGCTCAAACAAGCATATGACCTGCAGGAATTTTGACTTCTTCTAGTACCATCTATGTTTTACTGCTTACATTctcttaatataataatactaatatttttgtatttctttccaGATCAGCTGATAGAAAACATGGATAAGAAAGCAACCTGGGACCGCTTCTATGCCGAGAGCAGCAACAGAATAACCTTTAAGAACTTCGAGTGGTTCTTTGGCTTTCGTACCATCCGAGACTTCATTATGCCACTTTTGCAGAGCAGCCCTCACCCCGATGCTCTGCTCCGAGTCGTAGACATGGGCTGCGGCATTTCTGCTCTCGGACCCTGCATTTACAGACATTCGCCTCTCCCGGCTTTGGTCACATGTGCTGATATTTCCCCCGTAGCTGTGCGACTAATGCAGGAACACATCCAAGCCGAAGCTGTCGAACCGCGTAGTCTTTCTTCCCGGATTGAGTTTGTTGAGCTGGATTGCACACAGCTTCAAAAATACTTTGGTTCTGGGAGTGTGGATCTTATTGTTGACAAAGGCACCACCGATGCCTTGTTGAGATCTAAGGAAGGCAAAGGGAAGGCCTGTTTGGTGCTGAAGCAGTGTTTGGAGGTGCTGCGGAGCTCAGGATCTCTACTCCAGTTCTCTGATGAGGACCCTGATGCCAGGCTGTTGTGGCTGGAGGCTGAGGCACGGAACCAGGGGGTGATGGCTAACGTCGGCGTGCGGGATGTCGGGCAGCTCGGGGGAATGTGTTACTACTGTTATCACATAACTCCTCGGCCAGTCCTCTCTGGACATTTAGAATGTTGAttttgtaatgtaaaataatttcaataaaaatgttgtcattgttttatttgatccAGATGTCAATGAGAAAACAATATTTAGCCCCAATTATATGTCTCACTCTCTCATAATGGCATACATAGACATTGTCATCTAGTGGCTAGAGAACCGTACTACATCCGCAAAAATATAattgcatttgtgtttatttttagttttacttCTTAAACTCGTACTGCTGTGACAAACTGGCTTTTTTGATGGCGTTAGAGAAAtcgtaaaagaaaaacagaagaaagcagTGCTGACTAAAATgataaagtgatccagaatcgaTGCCCAAATCTCAGATCAGAATTTAATTGATTCAACCTTGGCTCAAGATAAAACCCGATAAATAAGTTACAGGATTTTTCAGTTGGAGAGGAGGATAAATGGATTTCGGTGGTCAGAGTTCAAACAGCAGAGACACTGGGACCTCACAAATCATGATTTTTGCATTGACTCAATAATACATATACTAATTAGGGAAACATTTCACAGCAATGCCTGAAAGGATAAAATGATTCAAGTGGAGACACTTTTTTATCCAAATGTCAGCTTCACTGACATAATATTCTTACTGAAGTATTTTTTCCAACACCGTTACAGAAGATTAGATTGTGACCATTTTGTGATTGGTCAGAACCTGAAATGCCATTaaaggtgtgtgttttagtgcttGTGGGATTCACCCCTGATGCAGTATCGGAAGTGTGTAGACAGACAATGAGAACAGAAACTTTGACAGGTTGCCAGGaataaaaataacctcaaaaaagtGATCATGTGAGGAATCAGCTACTTCCTGTAACTTTTTCCTTGTCATGTGCGTGCACTCACCTGATCTATTCTTTTCTATCTGAAGCAGCACAAGCATGCAGATGAACAGGTTAGAGAGCAGGAGGGCACATTCACTGAGTCACATGCTACAGTGCACAACATGACATTGCAACTTCTTGTTCCCTCATGTAGACTCGGATTTCCCCAAAatagttttttgtttgattCTTCACGATGACCAGCCAAAGTATGTCAGTTCTACATGTCAACAGTATCCACAAGAAAAAATAGGAGAACCCAAGGTTCTCAGGAGAGCATTGCAACTATGCCATGATCTGATCTGTCATTGTTTTCAATTTCGTGCCAGCTCCATGCTCATCTGAGCaaactgtaaacacaaacattattcACCAAAGTGCCTCTAACAAGTGATCATCAAGTCTggaggctggaaaaaaaaggaataatgaACTTAAACAGGTCAAATTCATTCCCAGTGcatattttctttaattattgTCATGAAAACAATCAGAAGTACAGCTTAATGTTCAGGAATATATAAAAAGGTACCAttccatgttaaaaaaaaaacccacgtcGCATTGTGTATTCAGAAGTTTGTTCCATTTGCTCGTCTGTGGTTTTACTTTAGCCTCCAGGACAATACGGAAGTCAGGAAAGAGGAAAGTTCAGAGTGTTGCAACAGTTATGTTTATGACTCTTTGTACAAATAATACTAAATTTGATTTATTGGCATGCGTGAGCGACCTTTAGCATTTTTAGTACGCTGGAATCTCTaactttctgtgtctgtgtgtgtgtgtttgtcttttaaatcCAATATAAGAATGAatgacaatatttattttcacgtCAAATGTCAAACTCTCTAATTCATTTCCTTCCTTCAAGTCACTATAACTCCATCAGCACCATATTAAATCGACAATGAAATTGTGACACATTTTTCGGTCACATTGGACAAAACATCTTTGCGGAGAAAAGCGAGTGGGTAGcaatgaagatatttattattatgactgATCCTGAGCAGTAGAAAATTCCCAACTGCGCATTAAAGCCCCACAAATGATCATTTTCTCAAAATACATGCAGTTCTGCACATTTTGGTCTGACGTTATGATGCTCTGGTGAAAGACGAGTGAAACGAGTTATTGGAGGCCTTCAGCGCATCTTTTGGAACAAGCTGAGGAAGTCGACTGCCTCCCCGTCACTCTCAGAAACCTTGTCTAGGCAGAAGGACGGGGGGTTGAGCAAATCAGGGTCAGGAATCCCGATGGTGTTGTCGAAGAGACtagaaacaggaagagagccaaataaaaatgtgtagCAATATATCTAATTCCAAAAGTTCTGCTGCCCCGTAGGGATCGTGAACGAACCTGGAAACGACCCATCCAAACTTCTCGGTGTGGACGAAACTGCTGACGGGAATGCATCCGAATTCGGTGACTGTGGCCATGTACTTCCCTGTGAGCGCAGAGGACAAAAGGAACACGTGAATGTTGCGGTGTGGATGCGTGGGACTCCCTCGCCATTAGGTGCTCGCTAACCTCCACTCTCGGGCAGCTCTCCAGCCCACGTGTTGACAAGGACTCCCTGGCCAGGTCCGGATGAGCTTCCGAGGACGACCTGCCCCAACAGAGATGCGTCGTCTGGGACTTTCATTGGGTGGAATTCTCCCTTCAGGGGCAGCTTCTTGCAGGTCTTATTGTGGTCATGAATCTCATACATGACAGCCTGATTGGGTGAAAGTCAAGGAATGAGTTGACTTGTATTACAAAAGTGCAAAAGAAGGAGGCTTATattctatattattattattattgttagtaGATTAAGCATTGACTGCTTTGATCACCTGTTTGTAGAGCAGAAGGGCGTCATATGTGAATGACTTGTTGTCGTAGGTGCCGATCTCATAAAAACGCATTCTCTCCCCCAGTGCGTCGTACAGGTATTTGGCGTAGGCGGAAAACTTCTCATTCTGCGTGAGCTGGAGGAAGCAGGATTTGAGTTTGCGTCACCCTCTTTTGCGTTAAACGTTACGCCAAACACGATacgcgtgaaaaaaaaaaaaaaaaaaaaaaaaaactcaccacGCTGAGTTTGCCGGTGAGAAGAGGAGGACTCGCTGCGTGACAAAAGACAGAATTAAGAATGACGCGCACATCTGCCAAGGCAAAATCACTTTCTTTCTGTTTACTCACTGCATGGTTGaggcccctgagcaaggcagcCTGCCAGCAAACAACCCAAGACGACCAAAAGCCTCATGTCTCTGgattcctctctcctctttcccgaTCAATGCTTGAATAGTGGCGGACTGGCGGAGCAGCAGCGCGCCGCTCCCTTATAAACAGCTGCCGCCGCGGCTCCAGGGGAAACTCCGGCCTCCTGGGTTTAGCTTCAACCCTGACACACCTGGCGAGAGACGCGGAGGTGAAAGGCTCCTGTTAGCTCCTCCCATTACAGCCAGATGTTATCTGATCAGTGGAAAATGCTCAGTGTTCACTCGTGACTTATGGGTGGAGGGTTCCGTCCGCAGTGGGTATCTGGGTGGGTGAGCTATGTTACTAACTTACTGCAGGTGGAGGCTTGTAAAGCCTGAACTGGACTttcaaaaagacaaacatccaAACGTCAATTGTTGATCAATCATTTATCATtgctacatttaaaaaaaaaaagaagaagaaacagattGGAGGagtgaatttaaataaaataaaataaaaccacttgCTTGATCAAAACAAAAGTTCCCAAAATCAGGTTTTAACTTCCTCTTTGTTTCTATTGTCCAAAGTCCTTCCAGCAAAGCATTTATAGACACCAGGTtgtagataaaaaaacaaaacaatagatTTTCACCTTGTGATCTAATACTTGGAAGTGAAGGTTCCAAACATGTAATcacagtttgtgtattttaaaggGTATTAAACTTCGCCCTTCATTATTATCAGTAAATAAAACACCTCATGCATTAATAACGTTATCAGTATTGTTGCATATCATGGCATGTTAAACAAATGGTTATCAATGTCAAACATTAACAAGGTTAATGGACTTCAGGGAGAGCAAGAAACATCTGACTCATTCGGCTTCAGCTGCTTTACCGTAGGTCACAGAAGACCTGTAGAACTTACAGGATCTCGCTGGCCTCAAATGAACCACATCCCCATTCTGTTGTGCAACAGTGAGGGGACTTTACATCTGAAACacgcatttcatttaaatgtgagaAATGATCTTTCCAAACAaatctgtgagggtcatgtggctgcactggctgattggcctacgactcacacctgttttctgcctctcatcccagacacacctgaggctgattacgaccggccttcataagccctgctccgcccgccgttcctagtcggactatttttcatggatcatgtccctgcgtacagaacgtctttctgccgctcctcatccctgggatctgcctttgttagagtttgtattttgagcttgcttatttgctttgttcttttggctgtgtctttttgtttaacaagatattttcgttgggctccagccaccccgtaacccgtgcgcagctccgggatagtgactcgactgatgaacattccagtaaagcttatagtcacgtttgtactgtctccgtcctctgtttcttggggtcctctcgcaccagtccgtaacaaaatcaggaagcagaaaaacacagaacattATCATTTATTTGCCACTTTGAAGCAGAAGCAGGATTTACGTTCATCAAACATAATGCTGAACAACAAGGTCTTCCTATGAAGTTCTGCTGGCGAAGATCCGTCTGACTTTGAAATCCTTCATCCCTGATCTGTGCATCAGTtcacagaggacacacactGATCCGGTCTCGTCCCTGAAAAcggaatatttcaaataacTTGTTCTGCCCGTGCTTTTCACAAGACATTTTGAGATGTCTGCGTGTCTTCCACTTGCACTGACCTTTTGTAAATGCTGTAGTCCTtcagtcaacaacaaaaaaatcattcatcCAGTATATAAAATGCCTTCCAGATAAACAAAGAGCGTGCACCTTCGTTTGCACAGAAACTACCTGTGGTTCCCAGGATGAGATGAAAAATCATCAGCAAACTGACCTCATCAAGCATTTTGACCTTACTCTTAATTTAGACTAAATTCAACATCGGCATCTCCCTCAAGGTTTCTGAGGCTGAACTTGCGTCTGCCTGACCAAAGGAGGAAGAGTGAGCAGATGGCAAATGCCATTGCACTCCGGCCCATGCTGCTCTTCCAGAAAGAACTTCAGGCCTCTGGCTGCAAAGTTTCCGGGCCCTTTGGGAGCCTTGGTGGAGTGGATCTGGGGGTCAGTGAGGTAGGTCAGCCCTTTGCCGTTGGCAGTCACCCAGCCTGTGAATTGATAGGGTGATGTTCTCAGAGTTACaataaaggaaaaacaacaacacattttcctTCACCGTGTGGAAAATGATCAGTTATCAGCTGTACTGACGCACCTTGCAGGTCTACAACCACTTCCTGGTAGTCGGAGAACAGGTAGGTGAAGTGTCCGAAGGCAAGGCCGTATTCCGTGGCGTGGAAACTCTTGTCTTTTTTCCAAGTGTTGTTGGTCAGTTTGACAAAGTCTCCAAGCATGTAAGGCTCTACTGTTACACAGCCCACAATCTCATTTCCATTCAGTATCTAGTTtcaagtaagaaaaaaaaaaggggaaatagGAAACAAGTAAAGCTCTTTTTTAGTGCAGCAAATACAGCATAGAGGCATACAACAATTGTATGACGAATATTATActgtgtgttttcacaggaaGGGGAATAAGATGAGAAAGTGTTGAGATTTAAAGATTCAATTGATTATGATTAAGAAATATCATTATTAATGTGGGAAGATCGACACAGACGAAGTGAACAGCTAGATAAGCTATTTATACATTGTATATTTCAGTATATGGAGTTCAACTGTGAAGTtctccaaaaataataattttaaatgtCGCTCAAATTGTGTTTGATTTATGAGAATGTTAGCatataacaatgttattaagAGAGCGGAAagtaatgtgtatttttactctGCTTCATTTGTAATCTGTATATAAGAACTTTTGAGTTGTGAAATTGGTTTTGGAAATGACTCACTGAACTGAGCCAACCAAACCAAACATGAATATAGTCTGTGAGTACATATTACACTCTTTTAAGTGTAACTCTTCCCATGAGTTCAATCTAAATTCTCAATTATTGGCCCGCTAACTATTCTGAGATTATTGCTGGCTGTGAACCAATAACTGGACCGTGTGCCGGGGAACAAATTTCAACCAGAATGACTCTGTGAGGGCTGAAGGCTAGCCAACACATCATTCTGCCTCTGAAGCAGCATCCTAATAAAAGTGCTATTGATGAATGCAGCATCTACTGTTGGCCTCACCAGCAGGGCTTCTGAGGGGATGAAGAAGATCTGAGCCATGACTTCCTTGTCATAAAGACTCTTATTAAATTCAGTCACGTAGTGCTGGGCCGTCATCTGCCTCTCCACATCTTTCAAGTGAAACTGGATCCCTCTTGGCTCCAAGTAATCTTTCCCCACATAACTGAGGACATAAATACAAAGTTCAAGCGCTGCTCAAAGCCATTATGCTCATTAGGCCTGGAATCAAGATTCACGTACCTGCTCAACCTTTCCTCCTGGTGTAAAAACGTCACCCAGATTGCCATTCTCTGCTTGCCCTGCTCGCCCATTGGCTCTCCAATGTAAACACAGGTCTCCCTGGCCGTCCACAGCCCCGTGGCTTTGGAGAACTTTAAATGAAGGGCGCCTAAAACAGACGACATTCACAGATTTGCAATCGGTGCTTTGTTAACGGCTGCCATATAATCATGCATATAGCGTTtggtaatgaaaaaaaaaatgccataaATCAAAT encodes:
- the LOC137913970 gene encoding citrate synthase-lysine N-methyltransferase CSKMT, mitochondrial-like — protein: MATFLKSLSLTSRRISAASVRNHSSLTNQLIENMDKKATWDRFYAESSNRITFKNFEWFFGFRTIRDFIMPLLQSSPHPDALLRVVDMGCGISALGPCIYRHSPLPALVTCADISPVAVRLMQEHIQAEAVEPRSLSSRIEFVELDCTQLQKYFGSGSVDLIVDKGTTDALLRSKEGKGKACLVLKQCLEVLRSSGSLLQFSDEDPDARLLWLEAEARNQGVMANVGVRDVGQLGGMCYYCYHITPRPVLSGHLEC
- the LOC137913966 gene encoding ubiquitin thioesterase OTUB1-like; amino-acid sequence: MRSCQRRKRLMEGKMAEERQESSQRDTEGVNCLAYDEAIIAQQDRIQQEIANSNPLVSGRQDLSVLQREYSNDDTVYQLKIKDLYKKYSYIRKTRPDGNCFYRAFGFAHLESLLDDSKELQKFKAVASKSKLDLVNEGFTEFTIEDFHNTFMELIELCEKQPSLQEVLASFNDQNVSDYVVVYLRLLTSGYLQREHNFFQHFIEGKRSVKEFCQQEVEPMSKESDHIHIIALAQALDVSILVEYMDRGEGGTVNHHVFPEGGDPRIFLLYRPGHYDILYK
- the LOC137913965 gene encoding ependymin-like codes for the protein MRLLVVLGCLLAGCLAQGPQPCTSPPLLTGKLSVLTQNEKFSAYAKYLYDALGERMRFYEIGTYDNKSFTYDALLLYKQAVMYEIHDHNKTCKKLPLKGEFHPMKVPDDASLLGQVVLGSSSGPGQGVLVNTWAGELPESGGKYMATVTEFGCIPVSSFVHTEKFGWVVSSLFDNTIGIPDPDLLNPPSFCLDKVSESDGEAVDFLSLFQKMR